The following is a genomic window from Lysinibacillus sp. G4S2.
TGGTTAAAAAAAAACAGCGTTTTCCCTTTCCTTTTCTAATATCTGATAACAGCTAAACACTTTTGCTTTTATTGCTCGAAGATATGATGGATGTATATAGTTTAAAATGAATGGATCATCACCAAAACGTGTGGTTGATTTCCGTTCCCGCTGGGCGCTTTATTGCTGTCGCTTCGCTTTCGCACAGAAAACATCCGCTTCACTCCAGGGTCTCATCTGTGACGCTGATCCCCAAGAAGTCGCCCAGCCGGAACGAAGGTCAACCTATATGGCATACGTTTTAACAAATGTCATCCACAACTTTTGGTGATGAGCCAAATGAATACCTCTTTTTTCAAATATTGTCAAATGAAATTCAAACGTTATCATTATGAGCTACTTTTATTTTGATCTATGTGTTGCACTTATAATTACTATCCATTTTATGCATTACTTTTACTTTTGTCCCTAGTACTTTCAAAAATCTCAGTAGCAATTGAGATACTAATGCGTTTGATAGACGATTGCTTAGTAAAAACTAAAATTTTATCTTTACATTATTTTCTTCAACTCGATTATTTTGATAGCACCTATTAGTGCATTTACGATCGATATTATTATAGAAAAAATGCAGTTGAAAATTCGATTTAATCGAACTTTCAACTGCCAACTCAAATATTGGATTTTTTCAGTACCTTCAAATGTCCTTTTATCTCTAATTTCCTCCTCTAAAAATTAGAGATTAACAAGATTCAGTAGGATGAATAACAGGAGTAGGACTAACTGGAGGAGTAAGTCCTAAAAGATTAGGAGTTATTACATTAGCAACTGGAATTTGAAGTTGTTGAACTTGCAATACTTTTACAGTAAGATCTAGTACGATTTTCTCACGTAATGTGTTGAAAGTGCCTTCTGGTGCTGTCATAATTGGTGAAAAATCAAGTTCAAAGAAGTTTGCAGCTACTAATTCGCCAAATGGTTGTTCATTGTATTTAACGAGATTTTGGAAGAAAGCCTTATCCAATCGAGCATCCATTTGCGTAGTTTCATTAAGAAAGTTCGCTTCGGCAAACTCAGAAATTCCTATGATTGGAGTAGGACCCCCTGGTGTTTGTGGGAAAGTAAGGTCTGCAAAACCAGAAAACTGAACATCAGCAATTCTATCTTGGAGTGCCCCGTTACATGCTATTGAAGCATATTCTATATTTTTGCGAATATGTCCCGCTACAAATAATTTAGCTCTTGTTACTCTGAAAAAGTCAGTGCCATCAATACGTGTAAATCTAACCGGTACTAATTTAACTTGATTTAGGAATACATTTTTTTTCACTCTTTTGATTTCAGTTGCTGCAGGAGTAAGAGTAATATCTGACTCCACAACTATTTGAAGTGTTGGTTCTGCAAGTACAACTGGAATTTTAAGAGTTGGAAGCGTTACTGGTGTAGGAACTAGTGTAGTAGTTGCAGGAGTTAATGGTATTTGTTGTGTTGATGTTACTGGACAAGATTGGATTGGATCACATTGATTACTCAAAAATTTTCCCTCTTTTCATTTTGTAGTTTTTGAGAGCTCTCCATATAGAATATGTAGCAATTAAATCTATGAATGGACGTGTATACTAGTTTTTTACTGATTATTATTATAGAAAAATGGCAGTTGAAAATTCGATTTAATCGATTTTTCAACTGCCAACTTAAAGATTAGATTTTTTTCAGTACCCTCATTTGTCCTTTTATATCTAATTTCCTCCTCTAAAAATTAAAGATAACAGGAGGATCTATTATGGACTAACTGGAGGAGTAAGTCCTAAAAGATTAGGAGTTATTACATTAGCAACTGGAATTTGAATTTGTTGAACTTGCAATACTTTTACAGTAAGATCTAGTACGATTTTTTCACGTAATGTGTTGAAAGTGCCTTCTGGTGCTGTCATAATTGGTGAAAAATCAAGTTCAAAGAAGTTTGCAGCTACTAATTCGCCAAATGGTTGTTCATTGTATTTAACGAGATTTTGGAAGAAAGCCTTATCCAATCGAGCATCCATTTGCGTAGTTTCATTAAGGAAGTTCGCTTCGGCAAACTCAGAAATTCCTATGATTGGAGTAGGACCCCCTGGTGTTTGTGGGAAAGTAAGGTCTGCAAAACCAGAAAACTGAACATCAGCAATTCTATCTTGGAGTGCCCCGTTACATGCTATTGAAGCATATTCTATATTTTTGCGAATATGTCCCGCTACAAATAATTTAGCTCTTGTTACTCTGAAAAAGTCAGTGCCATCAATACGTGTAAATCTAACCGGTACTAATTTAACTTGATTTAGGAATACATTTTTTTTCACTCTTTTGATTTCAGTTGCTGCAGGAGTAAGAGTAATATCTGACTCCACAACTATTTGAAGTGTTGGTTCTGCAAGTACAACTGGAATTTTAAGAGTTGGAAGCGTTACCGGTGTAGGAACTAGTGTAGTAGTAGCAGGAGTTAATGGTATTTGTTGTGTCGATGTTACTGGACAAGATTGGATTGGATCTAAGTGATTACTCAAAAATTTTCCCTCTTTTCATTTTGTAGTTTTTGAGAGCTCTCCATATAGAATATGTAGCAATTAAATCTATGAATAGACGTGTATACTAGTTCTTATACTCATTTTAATAAAAGGGATTTTTGAGCTAAAGATAAGCTTCAATTATATTCTAGTCCCTTGGCTATCATAACCGACTCGAATTTCTGTAGTTCTAGGAAATGAATGATTAATTCTAAAACTATGTTTTGACACAATTGATTTGAATGAATTGCTGACTCATTTTTGTATAGGTACTGTTATACCAAATTAATAAGGACTCTTACCTTTCCAGCGCCAAGAACTTACGAATTTTACAAAGTTTGTACTAGCTGATGCCTTAAACATTGAGAATATTTCAAAAATCATTCAATTTAAAAAAGCAGATGACAATTAGGTTGTCTGTTTTTATTGGGTACATCATCATAACGTGTAGTTGATTTCCGTTCCGACTGGGCGCTTTCTTGGGAGGCGTCCGATGAGCCACTTGGGCCAACAGATATTTTTTGCGCGAAAAGGTAGCGGCAGCAACATGGTTTTCGTCTGTGCGAAAGCGAAGCGACAGCAACAGGGTCTCATCTGTGCGAAAGCGAAGCGACAGCAACAGGGTCTCATCTGTGCGAAAGCGAAGCGACAGCAACAGGGTCTCATCTGTGCGAAAGCGAAGCGACAGCAACATGGTTTTCGTCTGTGCGAAAGCGAAGCGACAGCAACATGGTTTTCGTCTGTGCGAAAGCGAAGCGACAGCAACATGGTTTTCGTCTGTGCGAAAGCGAAGCGACAGCAACATGGTTTTCGTCTGTGCGAAAGCGAAGCGACAGCAACATGGTTTTCGTCTGTGCGAAAGCGAAGCGACAGCAACATGGTTTTCGTCTGTGCGAAAGCGAAGCGACAGCAACAGGGTCTCATCTGTGCGAAAGCGAAGCAACAGCAGGATGTTGGTCCCGAAGGCGTTATCACAGGACGTGATGTTTTTAGCCTTCGTTCCTCTACTGCACGATCTAGAGCACTCAGCTTTATCAAAAATCATGCTTTAGAGTAAGATTTAGAGGCGTTTAAGGAATTGATATTGGGGCGTAAACAAGTATTAAATGAAATGATAATAGACCAAGACGGCAATTAAGCTATCTTGGTCAGCAGTCGCTACCACTCTCAAAGAAATGTTGAAGGTATAAAGTTCATTCGACATTTCTCAGGGAGAGACAATGGATTATTTTTTTAATTCTATTTTCTAGTCGCCACGTTTCTCTAGAGTTTTAGCAGTTTTTACTTTGGTCAACATCCTTTTGGTTTTTAAAGGTACCCATGAGAAAATCATAGGCCAGGTTCGTAACACCATACCAGTAATTTTCATTTTTGAAATGATGCCATAAATGAACCTTCTTCATCCAACACCCCCATGCCCTAATTCTCCTAGACATTTATTTTAAACATCATTTAAATTTTCCTCATAAAGATTATTGAAATACGAATCTATTCTACGTTCACTAATTACACTTGTTATTAACAAACAGGCCTATAATGTAATTGAGCCGATTCAAAGTTTTTTGAATCGGCTCTTGTGTGGTCTTCAAACCTTACAACGACTGAATTTATACGCAATCATAATGACGTTTACTCATGCACCGCTAGATGTGAAAGCCACTTTTGACAAGGCTAAACATCTCTTTCATTCAAATTCATAAGATATTGCAGACAGTGCATAAAGCGGCGCTGTTTCTGCTCGTAAAATTCGGGGTCCTAAAGACATAGTTTGGGCACCGGCTTGAAGCAGGGCATCTGCTTCTTTTCGTGCGATGCCGCCTTCTGGACCAAAGATAATTAGTATTGATTTCGACTTTTTGTCATACGCGTTTTTTAGCTTCTCCGCAAACCTTGTGCGTTTTTCTGCTTTTGCATCCTCTTCATCTGCTATAAAAACGACGTCGAAATTGGCCGTTTGTTTTACTAGCTGTTTAAAAGAGATTGGTTCATGAATTTCTGGGATATGTGTACGATGGGCTTGTTCAGCTGCTTCTTTTGCAATTTTTTGCAAGCGC
Proteins encoded in this region:
- a CDS encoding CsxC family protein; this translates as MSNQCDPIQSCPVTSTQQIPLTPATTTLVPTPVTLPTLKIPVVLAEPTLQIVVESDITLTPAATEIKRVKKNVFLNQVKLVPVRFTRIDGTDFFRVTRAKLFVAGHIRKNIEYASIACNGALQDRIADVQFSGFADLTFPQTPGGPTPIIGISEFAEANFLNETTQMDARLDKAFFQNLVKYNEQPFGELVAANFFELDFSPIMTAPEGTFNTLREKIVLDLTVKVLQVQQLQIPVANVITPNLLGLTPPVSPTPVIHPTESC
- a CDS encoding CsxC family protein; translated protein: MSNHLDPIQSCPVTSTQQIPLTPATTTLVPTPVTLPTLKIPVVLAEPTLQIVVESDITLTPAATEIKRVKKNVFLNQVKLVPVRFTRIDGTDFFRVTRAKLFVAGHIRKNIEYASIACNGALQDRIADVQFSGFADLTFPQTPGGPTPIIGISEFAEANFLNETTQMDARLDKAFFQNLVKYNEQPFGELVAANFFELDFSPIMTAPEGTFNTLREKIVLDLTVKVLQVQQIQIPVANVITPNLLGLTPPVSP
- a CDS encoding 16S rRNA (uracil(1498)-N(3))-methyltransferase, whose translation is MQRYFIETTIEEARISGEDARHIERVMRMKEGDKIVVVAQNTAYICTITAFEEDEVLVQSTGQTIPSPELPVHVTVACGLPKGDKLELITQKATELGMFALLPFEAERSIVKWDQKKGAKKQERLQKIAKEAAEQAHRTHIPEIHEPISFKQLVKQTANFDVVFIADEEDAKAEKRTRFAEKLKNAYDKKSKSILIIFGPEGGIARKEADALLQAGAQTMSLGPRILRAETAPLYALSAISYEFE